The following proteins are co-located in the Deinococcus metallilatus genome:
- the preA gene encoding NAD-dependent dihydropyrimidine dehydrogenase subunit PreA, with amino-acid sequence MADLSVNFAGIRAPNPFWLASAPPTNSGAQIHRAFEYGWGGAVWKTIGAPVLNISNRYGGLTLGGQRLLAINNVELISDRPLEVNLREIAEIKRLWPDRALIVSAMVDADPAAWREIVMQIEDTGADGIELNYGCPQGMSERGMGAAVGQVPEMCQLNTYWVTSVTRLPVIVKLTPNVTRITDPAHAALAGGAHALSLINTINSVMKVDLDTLLVTPSIGGQATHGGYAGPAVKPIALHMLSELMCDPTVRKSGVPICGMGGIQTWRDAAEFLLLGASALQVCTAAMHYGYRIVEDFIDGLSNWMDDKGFASIPEVTGRSLPQMSSFGGLDLGYQAVARIDPDKCIRCDLCYVACNDTAHQCIDLYSPEGVRVNPGFDIRDGGKHVADGRPRPVIREPDCVGCALCANVCPVDGCIEMVSVPSGRPSVTWDELTATRPAVTQEWGAMEAYREEAGIEIH; translated from the coding sequence ATGGCTGACCTTTCCGTGAACTTCGCGGGCATCCGGGCGCCCAACCCCTTCTGGCTGGCCTCCGCGCCGCCGACGAACAGCGGGGCACAGATTCACCGCGCTTTCGAGTACGGCTGGGGCGGGGCGGTGTGGAAGACCATCGGCGCTCCCGTACTCAACATCTCCAACCGCTACGGCGGCCTGACCCTGGGCGGGCAGCGCCTCCTTGCTATCAACAATGTCGAGCTGATCTCCGACCGCCCGCTGGAGGTGAACCTGCGCGAGATCGCCGAGATCAAGCGGCTGTGGCCCGACCGGGCGCTGATCGTCTCGGCGATGGTGGACGCCGACCCTGCGGCCTGGCGCGAGATCGTCATGCAGATCGAGGACACCGGGGCAGACGGCATCGAGCTGAACTACGGCTGCCCACAGGGCATGAGCGAGCGCGGCATGGGCGCGGCGGTGGGCCAGGTGCCCGAGATGTGCCAGCTCAACACCTACTGGGTGACGAGCGTGACCCGCCTCCCCGTTATCGTGAAGCTCACGCCCAACGTCACCCGCATCACCGACCCGGCGCACGCGGCGCTGGCGGGGGGGGCACACGCGCTCTCGCTCATCAACACCATCAACAGCGTGATGAAGGTGGACCTCGACACGCTGCTGGTGACTCCCAGCATCGGCGGGCAGGCCACCCACGGCGGGTACGCGGGTCCGGCGGTCAAGCCCATCGCGCTGCACATGCTCAGCGAGCTGATGTGCGATCCCACCGTGCGGAAAAGCGGCGTGCCGATCTGCGGTATGGGCGGCATCCAGACCTGGCGCGACGCCGCCGAGTTCCTGTTGCTGGGCGCCTCGGCCCTCCAGGTCTGCACGGCGGCGATGCATTACGGCTACCGCATCGTGGAGGACTTCATCGACGGGCTGAGCAACTGGATGGACGACAAGGGCTTTGCCAGCATCCCCGAGGTGACGGGCCGCAGCCTGCCGCAGATGAGCAGCTTCGGCGGGCTGGACCTGGGCTACCAGGCGGTCGCGCGTATCGACCCCGACAAGTGCATCCGCTGCGACCTCTGCTACGTGGCCTGCAACGACACCGCCCACCAGTGCATCGACCTGTACTCGCCGGAGGGCGTGCGGGTGAACCCCGGCTTCGACATCCGCGACGGAGGCAAGCATGTGGCGGACGGTCGCCCCCGCCCGGTGATCCGTGAACCCGACTGCGTGGGCTGTGCCCTGTGCGCCAACGTCTGCCCGGTGGACGGCTGCATCGAGATGGTCAGCGTGCCCAGCGGGCGCCCGTCCGTCACCTGGGACGAGCTGACCGCCACCCGCCCCGCCGTGACCCAGGAGTGGGGCGCGATGGAGGCGTACCGCGAGGAGGCGGGGATCGAGATTCACTGA
- a CDS encoding NAD(P)-dependent oxidoreductase: MERSSPVVPESEVYHFQEALPPLTAHEATAEANRCLYCYDAPCMQACPTHIDIPTFIRKISTGNLRGSGRVILEANFLGATCARVCPVQELCEGACVLGKDHEPIQIGRLQRYATDHIFDRGLQVFTPSPPTGRSVAVVGSGPAGISASAELAKLGHQVTLFEKRELGGGLSTYGIIGLREPVEVSLREVEAVQNLGVEVRTGVELTDREGLDVLLSQYDAVFLALGLGAVPALGVPGEEAVLDGLAVIEASKVEPWRLKVGPLALGQRVVVIGAGNTAIDAATVGRRHGAEVEIVYRRTENEMTAYRHEYEFALHEGVGFTFLTQPIGVEVEGGRVIGLRCVRMGLGHPDASGRPRPEPVPGSEFVIPCDTVIAAIGQEKPALAVDLGLALEKGYICVDDGLQTSEPRVYAGGDCIRVRGSASTVMAVQDGKLAAASIHAMLGAAPAAAD; encoded by the coding sequence ATGGAACGTTCGAGTCCAGTCGTCCCCGAGTCCGAGGTGTATCACTTTCAGGAGGCCCTGCCTCCGCTCACCGCCCACGAGGCGACCGCCGAGGCCAACCGCTGCCTGTACTGCTACGACGCCCCGTGCATGCAGGCCTGCCCCACCCATATCGACATCCCGACCTTCATCCGCAAGATTTCGACCGGAAACCTGCGCGGGTCGGGCCGCGTCATTCTGGAGGCGAACTTCCTGGGGGCCACCTGTGCCCGCGTCTGCCCGGTGCAGGAGCTGTGCGAGGGTGCCTGCGTGCTGGGCAAGGACCACGAGCCTATCCAGATCGGGCGCCTCCAGCGGTACGCCACCGATCACATCTTTGATCGCGGCCTCCAGGTCTTCACCCCCTCGCCCCCCACCGGGCGGAGCGTGGCGGTCGTGGGCAGCGGCCCGGCGGGGATCAGCGCCAGCGCGGAACTTGCCAAGCTGGGGCATCAGGTGACCCTCTTCGAGAAACGCGAACTCGGCGGCGGCCTGAGCACCTACGGGATCATCGGCCTGCGCGAGCCGGTGGAGGTGTCGCTGCGCGAGGTGGAGGCGGTGCAAAACCTCGGCGTGGAGGTCCGCACCGGGGTCGAGTTGACCGACCGCGAGGGGCTGGACGTGCTGCTCTCCCAGTACGACGCCGTATTCCTCGCCCTCGGCCTCGGCGCGGTGCCCGCCCTCGGTGTCCCCGGTGAGGAGGCGGTGCTCGACGGGCTGGCGGTCATCGAGGCCAGCAAGGTGGAACCCTGGCGACTGAAGGTGGGGCCGCTCGCCCTGGGTCAGCGGGTGGTCGTGATCGGGGCGGGCAACACCGCCATCGACGCGGCGACCGTGGGACGGCGGCACGGTGCCGAGGTGGAGATCGTCTACCGCCGCACCGAGAACGAGATGACCGCCTACCGCCACGAGTACGAGTTCGCCCTGCACGAGGGGGTGGGCTTCACCTTCCTGACCCAGCCCATCGGAGTGGAGGTGGAGGGGGGCCGAGTGATCGGCCTGCGCTGCGTGCGGATGGGCCTGGGCCACCCGGACGCCTCGGGCCGTCCCCGCCCGGAACCCGTACCCGGCAGCGAGTTCGTCATTCCCTGCGACACCGTGATCGCCGCCATCGGGCAGGAGAAACCGGCCCTCGCGGTGGACCTCGGCCTCGCCCTCGAAAAGGGCTATATCTGTGTGGACGACGGCCTGCAAACCAGCGAACCCCGCGTCTACGCGGGCGGCGACTGCATCCGCGTGCGCGGCAGCGCGAGCACCGTGATGGCCGTGCAGGACGGCAAGCTGGCGGCGGCGAGCATCCACGCCATGCTGGGTGCCGCCCCCGCAGCGGCGGACTGA
- a CDS encoding VOC family protein, whose translation MPCPTCQIENTKSLSVQAIAHIGLTVSDLQHATNFWQQVLGFTLEGTAEGSGSLLAETTDVAGAHSKLAFIALPHSDRSASGRPHHHLCSLLRAPT comes from the coding sequence GTGCCCTGCCCGACATGCCAAATAGAGAATACGAAGTCCCTAAGTGTCCAGGCCATCGCCCATATCGGACTCACCGTAAGCGACTTGCAGCACGCCACCAACTTCTGGCAGCAGGTACTCGGTTTCACGTTGGAGGGAACGGCGGAAGGGAGCGGTTCGTTGCTGGCCGAGACGACGGATGTCGCCGGTGCCCACAGCAAGCTCGCTTTTATAGCGCTTCCGCATTCCGACAGATCAGCTTCTGGCCGCCCTCACCACCATCTCTGTTCTCTTCTCCGCGCACCGACCTGA
- a CDS encoding MFS transporter, which produces MSDAALSSPASSRAVLRLPEFRAMLLATVCSTLAGRAVALTVAYQLYQLTKSPLTLGILGLVEAIPALSLALLGGVVADRNDRRRILLITTGVEVACSLLFFLYAPHAPALGYGPILALIFLLGTARGFSDPALPAFEAQVVPRELLLRASAWQSSAWQAAAIAGPALGGVLYAAVGARGSYLFAAGLYGLALACLASVKAKPRPAFTPGEPVWRSVKEGLAFVVQRQVLVGSMALDLFSVLFGGAVALLPVFASDILRVGPQGLGVLVAAPSIGALAVMLYATRHPPGQGAGRTLLLAVAGFGVCMLVFGLSRHFYLSVAALVAAGLFDGISMVVRKATLRLKAPDHMRGRVSAVSSMFIGASNELGAFESGLAASWLGTARSVWLGGIVTLLVVGVTAYLAPELRAMDLTDIAEDRPG; this is translated from the coding sequence GTGTCTGACGCGGCCCTCTCCTCCCCCGCTTCCAGCCGCGCCGTGCTGCGCCTGCCCGAGTTCCGGGCCATGCTGCTCGCCACCGTCTGTAGCACCCTGGCGGGCCGCGCCGTCGCGCTCACGGTGGCCTATCAGCTCTATCAGCTCACCAAGAGTCCGCTCACCCTGGGCATTCTGGGACTGGTCGAGGCCATTCCGGCCCTGAGTCTCGCGCTGCTGGGCGGTGTGGTGGCCGACCGGAACGACCGTCGCCGCATCCTGCTGATCACCACCGGCGTGGAAGTGGCCTGCTCACTGCTGTTCTTCCTGTACGCGCCGCACGCCCCGGCGCTGGGGTACGGGCCAATTCTGGCGCTGATCTTCCTGCTGGGCACCGCCCGCGGCTTTTCCGACCCGGCGCTGCCCGCCTTCGAGGCGCAGGTCGTTCCCCGCGAGCTGCTGCTGCGCGCCTCGGCCTGGCAGTCGAGCGCCTGGCAGGCGGCGGCTATCGCAGGTCCGGCACTGGGGGGCGTGCTGTACGCAGCAGTGGGGGCACGCGGCTCTTACCTCTTTGCTGCGGGGCTGTACGGGTTGGCGCTGGCCTGCCTCGCCTCCGTCAAGGCCAAGCCGCGTCCGGCGTTCACCCCCGGCGAGCCGGTGTGGAGAAGCGTGAAGGAGGGTCTGGCCTTTGTAGTGCAGCGGCAGGTGCTGGTGGGCAGCATGGCGCTGGACCTCTTCAGCGTGTTGTTCGGGGGCGCGGTGGCGCTCCTGCCGGTCTTTGCCTCCGACATCCTGCGGGTGGGGCCGCAGGGGCTGGGGGTGCTGGTCGCCGCCCCCAGCATCGGGGCACTGGCCGTGATGCTGTATGCCACCCGCCACCCACCGGGGCAGGGCGCCGGGCGCACGCTGCTGCTGGCGGTGGCGGGCTTCGGGGTGTGCATGTTGGTGTTCGGGCTGTCACGCCACTTCTACCTCAGCGTGGCGGCGCTGGTGGCGGCGGGGCTGTTCGACGGCATCAGCATGGTGGTGCGCAAGGCGACGCTGCGGCTGAAGGCGCCCGACCACATGCGCGGGCGGGTGAGCGCGGTGAGCAGCATGTTCATCGGGGCCAGCAACGAACTGGGCGCCTTCGAGAGCGGGCTGGCCGCGAGCTGGCTGGGCACCGCGCGCAGCGTGTGGCTGGGCGGCATCGTCACCCTGCTGGTGGTGGGCGTGACGGCGTACCTCGCTCCGGAGCTGCGGGCGATGGACCTCACCGATATCGCAGAGGACCGACCAGGATGA
- the cas3 gene encoding CRISPR-associated helicase Cas3', giving the protein MTPPPTPVSAAVPLLWAKSGQKSAHQDGAQTGWLPVLHHLLDVGACAQAILEREPARTRALLAADLGADSAADQATALRWTCALAALHDLGKASPAFQHLWPEGAARLASHLSVPAHKPATPHGLVTQNLLPGLLTARGWPGPLARGVADALGCHHGFRAPTPPAHDRGTGPGWAAVQAELLELVLKGFGLEDAAPPPVTALTGAAFMRLAGLTSFADWIGSSFPLAPTPDPLAFADPAGYVQEAAERARSALDALGWTVRQPLNPDPGSVDETFAYLPGFRARPLQTLLADLLNADDPRPALVLVEAPMGEGKTEGALYSYLQLQNAAGHRGLYVALPTQATGNAMYTRLLTFLGEQARARSGPITVDLQLLHGGAALNDTYQAHLAGASRAQARPPAQQALPVTPNVAEAGRAAPHALDADGPGGSVGAAEWFSHRKRALLSEYGVGTVDQALLGVLGVKHQFVRLWGLGNRVVVLDEVHAYDTYTTQLIYALCRWLRALDSSVIIMSATLPAQTRRDLLDAWGATPDPAPTYPRLTVARGGDTKAGSRHVPGPRRRTTLTLRATAPDPAALARQAVALAEAGGTVAVIVNTVQRAQDILREVRAQLGGRFQSMCQASKHPGRVGVHLYHARYPADDRAQREERVLRYLGKQPARYVKNGREHVGDVRPERFILIATQVAEQSLDFDADVMLSDLAPVDLLLQRAGRLHRHADNTGRRGAHETPMLYVAGLDGWPEAALTEYHWKYVYEPALMYRTWHALQDRPHLILPDDLDPLVQTVYDPTSPLLVGLDAAQQTALERADLQLAHRRRNDALTGAFAHIGTPEALLDLAPPPGEGDPDGEPTHDDADPTPEGPRHGTRLGEENLRIVPVHCIQRGLFLDECANHPAQTVTLRKDDWDTARAVYARSLQVSRHDLLRHMGAHHDRHGVRLGTAHVGWAAHPLLRDVQPLVLVNGEATLGNTRVRLDPELGLTYERLD; this is encoded by the coding sequence ATGACCCCACCCCCTACCCCGGTCAGCGCGGCGGTGCCGTTGCTGTGGGCCAAGAGCGGCCAGAAGTCGGCCCATCAGGACGGCGCCCAGACGGGCTGGCTGCCGGTGCTGCACCACCTCCTGGATGTGGGCGCCTGCGCGCAGGCCATCCTGGAGCGCGAGCCTGCCCGCACCCGCGCCCTGCTCGCGGCGGACCTCGGCGCGGATTCCGCTGCGGATCAGGCCACGGCCCTGCGCTGGACCTGTGCCCTGGCCGCCCTGCATGACCTGGGCAAGGCCAGCCCCGCCTTTCAGCACCTCTGGCCCGAGGGGGCCGCGCGCCTCGCTTCCCACCTGAGCGTGCCCGCGCACAAACCCGCCACGCCCCACGGCCTGGTCACCCAGAACCTGCTGCCCGGCCTGCTGACGGCGCGCGGCTGGCCCGGCCCGCTGGCGCGCGGCGTGGCCGACGCCCTGGGCTGCCACCACGGCTTCCGTGCCCCCACCCCTCCGGCCCATGACCGGGGCACCGGTCCCGGATGGGCGGCGGTGCAGGCCGAACTGCTGGAGCTGGTGCTGAAGGGCTTTGGCCTGGAAGACGCGGCGCCCCCACCCGTGACGGCCCTGACCGGCGCGGCCTTTATGCGCCTGGCGGGCCTGACCAGCTTCGCCGACTGGATCGGCAGCTCTTTTCCTCTGGCCCCCACGCCCGACCCGCTGGCCTTCGCTGACCCGGCCGGGTACGTGCAGGAGGCTGCCGAACGGGCGCGTAGCGCGCTGGACGCCCTCGGCTGGACCGTTCGCCAGCCCCTGAATCCTGATCCGGGCAGCGTGGACGAAACCTTTGCCTACCTCCCCGGGTTCCGGGCGCGGCCCCTCCAGACGCTGCTGGCCGACCTGCTGAACGCGGACGACCCCCGCCCGGCGCTGGTGCTGGTGGAGGCCCCGATGGGCGAGGGCAAGACCGAGGGGGCCCTGTACAGCTACCTGCAACTCCAGAACGCGGCCGGGCACCGGGGCCTGTACGTGGCCCTGCCCACCCAGGCGACCGGCAACGCGATGTACACGCGCCTGCTGACGTTCCTGGGCGAGCAGGCTCGTGCCCGCTCAGGCCCCATTACGGTGGATTTACAGTTGCTGCACGGCGGCGCGGCCCTGAATGACACCTATCAGGCGCACCTGGCCGGGGCCTCCCGCGCGCAGGCCCGTCCCCCGGCCCAGCAGGCCCTGCCGGTGACGCCCAACGTGGCGGAGGCGGGCCGGGCTGCCCCCCACGCCTTGGACGCGGACGGCCCGGGGGGCAGTGTGGGGGCCGCCGAATGGTTCAGCCACCGCAAACGTGCCCTGCTGAGCGAGTACGGGGTGGGCACCGTGGACCAGGCCCTGCTGGGCGTTCTGGGGGTGAAGCACCAGTTCGTGCGGTTGTGGGGCCTGGGCAACCGCGTGGTCGTGCTGGACGAGGTGCATGCCTACGACACGTACACGACGCAACTGATTTACGCCCTGTGCCGCTGGCTGCGCGCCCTGGATTCGAGCGTGATCATCATGAGCGCCACCCTGCCCGCGCAGACGCGCCGCGACCTGCTGGACGCCTGGGGGGCCACGCCCGACCCCGCCCCGACCTATCCACGCCTGACCGTGGCCCGCGGCGGCGACACGAAGGCCGGGAGCCGTCACGTCCCCGGCCCACGCCGCCGCACGACCCTCACCCTCCGGGCCACTGCCCCCGATCCGGCCGCTCTGGCCCGGCAGGCCGTGGCGCTGGCCGAGGCGGGCGGCACCGTGGCCGTCATCGTGAACACGGTGCAGCGCGCGCAGGACATACTGCGGGAGGTGCGGGCGCAGTTGGGCGGGCGCTTTCAGAGCATGTGCCAGGCGAGCAAACACCCCGGGCGCGTTGGCGTGCATCTCTACCACGCCCGCTACCCGGCCGACGACCGCGCCCAGCGCGAAGAACGGGTCTTGCGCTACCTGGGCAAGCAACCGGCCCGCTACGTCAAGAACGGTCGGGAACACGTCGGCGACGTTCGCCCCGAGCGCTTCATCCTGATCGCCACCCAGGTGGCCGAGCAGAGCCTGGACTTCGATGCCGACGTGATGCTCAGCGACCTGGCCCCCGTGGACCTGCTGCTTCAGCGTGCCGGGCGGCTGCACCGGCATGCCGACAACACGGGCCGCCGCGGCGCGCACGAGACGCCTATGCTGTACGTCGCGGGTCTGGACGGCTGGCCCGAAGCGGCCCTGACCGAGTACCACTGGAAGTACGTGTACGAGCCAGCCCTGATGTACCGCACCTGGCACGCCCTCCAGGACCGCCCGCACCTGATACTGCCGGACGACCTCGACCCCCTGGTGCAGACAGTCTATGACCCCACCTCCCCGCTGCTTGTGGGCCTGGACGCGGCGCAGCAGACGGCCTTGGAGCGCGCCGACCTCCAACTCGCGCACCGGCGCCGCAACGACGCCCTGACCGGCGCCTTCGCCCACATCGGCACGCCCGAGGCCCTGCTCGACCTGGCGCCGCCCCCGGGTGAAGGCGATCCCGACGGAGAACCTACCCACGACGACGCGGACCCCACCCCGGAAGGCCCGCGCCACGGCACGCGGCTGGGCGAGGAGAACTTGCGGATCGTGCCGGTCCATTGCATCCAGCGCGGCCTGTTCCTGGATGAATGTGCGAACCACCCCGCACAAACCGTCACCCTCAGAAAAGACGACTGGGACACGGCCCGTGCGGTGTATGCCCGCAGCCTCCAGGTGTCCCGGCACGACCTCCTGCGCCACATGGGCGCGCACCACGACCGGCACGGCGTCAGGCTCGGCACGGCGCACGTCGGCTGGGCCGCCCATCCCCTCCTGCGCGACGTCCAACCGCTGGTGCTTGTGAATGGCGAGGCCACGCTGGGAAACACTCGCGTCCGCCTTGACCCGGAACTCGGCCTGACCTATGAGCGGCTAGACTGA
- a CDS encoding tetratricopeptide repeat protein: MPTHRRSPMRPAIPWAAWEESIRTLTELGQVEAALLSIERAIPELQDAAQGAALLALLDTADAGGRLGRAALRMRLRLWSNVPGGAAEVERLAGQALEHGPPDAFLQVFLAWALAQREAYAEALSAAERALLHEADLRPNERTLAWRMKGLSLNRTQPDGPWEAAFAQALQGTEGHARALILIDLGGLHSRRGDEAGAMMAFSEALPLVRQPRYRAWTLNSMGLICLRAARLDEAETYFQQLARLPGAFQSRALSGQAGARRALGEWARAGTLYEQAAAVARAAGDEDDLRQALRGLGHTQRLAGHLLLALDTLRQASRVTAADRASGRSWVNVDLAATLVGLPALDAASVRDHLARVGPLDREDGDRALIVGAELDRREGRTEQARAALGGLDRSVLWVREEAQAFPLLFGLLSEQQRPAPLPRPPQTRVVLRVLGLPEVQVNGRRVPLPDLALVMLAALVEAGGELTTDELTEVLRDHRPRTARLAAQRVSRTARQLRDALGWPGSVQAQSGRYRLDPDTAWASDLDAARREGREIEVFLSGVSLPWATEREQELRQQDTSLLT, from the coding sequence ATGCCCACGCACCGCCGATCCCCAATGCGCCCGGCCATTCCCTGGGCCGCCTGGGAGGAGTCCATCCGGACGCTGACCGAGCTGGGGCAGGTGGAGGCCGCTCTGCTGAGTATCGAGCGGGCCATTCCCGAACTGCAAGACGCCGCGCAGGGCGCTGCGCTCCTGGCCCTGCTGGACACGGCGGATGCCGGGGGACGCCTGGGCCGCGCGGCCCTGCGGATGCGGTTGCGGCTGTGGTCGAACGTGCCGGGCGGCGCGGCCGAGGTGGAGCGTCTGGCAGGCCAGGCGCTGGAGCATGGCCCGCCGGACGCCTTTTTGCAGGTGTTCCTGGCCTGGGCGCTGGCGCAGCGTGAGGCCTATGCCGAGGCCCTGAGCGCCGCCGAGCGTGCCCTGCTCCACGAGGCGGACCTGCGGCCCAACGAACGCACGCTGGCCTGGCGCATGAAGGGGCTGAGCCTGAACCGCACCCAGCCGGACGGTCCGTGGGAGGCGGCCTTCGCGCAGGCGCTGCAAGGCACCGAAGGGCACGCCCGCGCCCTGATTCTGATCGACCTGGGCGGCCTGCACAGTCGGCGCGGCGACGAGGCCGGGGCCATGATGGCTTTTTCCGAGGCCCTGCCCCTGGTCCGGCAGCCGCGGTACCGCGCGTGGACGCTGAACAGCATGGGGCTGATCTGCCTGCGCGCGGCGCGTCTGGACGAGGCGGAGACGTACTTTCAGCAACTCGCGCGCCTGCCGGGCGCCTTCCAGAGCCGCGCCCTGTCGGGTCAGGCGGGGGCGCGCCGGGCGCTGGGCGAGTGGGCGCGGGCGGGCACCCTGTACGAGCAGGCCGCCGCGGTCGCCCGTGCAGCAGGTGACGAGGACGACCTGCGCCAGGCGCTGCGCGGGCTGGGCCACACGCAGCGCCTGGCCGGACACCTCCTGCTGGCGCTCGACACGTTGCGGCAGGCGTCGCGGGTCACGGCGGCCGACCGGGCCTCCGGGCGGTCGTGGGTGAACGTGGACCTGGCGGCGACGCTGGTGGGGCTTCCAGCACTGGATGCCGCCAGCGTGCGTGACCACCTGGCCCGCGTTGGCCCACTCGACCGCGAGGACGGCGACCGTGCCCTGATCGTGGGCGCCGAGCTTGACCGCCGCGAGGGCCGCACCGAACAGGCGCGGGCGGCCCTGGGGGGCCTGGACCGCAGCGTGCTGTGGGTGCGCGAGGAGGCGCAGGCCTTCCCGCTGCTGTTTGGTCTGTTGTCAGAGCAGCAGCGGCCCGCCCCACTGCCCCGCCCCCCACAGACCCGGGTGGTTCTGCGCGTGCTGGGCCTGCCCGAGGTGCAGGTCAACGGCAGGCGCGTCCCTCTGCCGGACCTCGCGCTGGTCATGCTGGCCGCGCTGGTCGAGGCGGGCGGCGAACTGACCACCGACGAATTGACCGAGGTGCTGCGGGATCACCGGCCCCGCACCGCTCGCCTGGCCGCCCAGCGGGTGTCGCGCACGGCCAGGCAACTCCGTGATGCGCTGGGCTGGCCGGGCAGCGTGCAGGCCCAGAGCGGCCGCTACCGGCTCGACCCGGACACGGCGTGGGCCTCGGACCTGGACGCCGCCCGCCGCGAGGGCCGCGAGATCGAGGTCTTTCTCAGCGGGGTTTCGCTTCCCTGGGCCACCGAGCGGGAACAGGAGTTGCGTCAACAGGACACAAGTTTGCTGACATAA
- a CDS encoding helix-turn-helix transcriptional regulator, which yields MGDPVPPPFGPEVLPGRHPRAPRQAKTWDKARRLSRLVHELEARRSTTAQLAQRFGVGQRSIQRDIEALREMGHDVVEHRNKEYSIPRSGTLLRPAEALAAYAAIRLAHHHSPALNSHYRQALQSISLTLPERIRHTLNASVRDNGATPFVERQMEQVAAAWMDQRVLSFDYRRPNGTLETGNELCVYFIEISRTNLAPYVIGLERRHRGKVRTFKLSRMHNLCLLPDTYEPDPEFEPRDFLSDAWGVIGGEATVAVTVRFAPEAAYRVLEGGFPNATLIRQDGHVDMEFRAGTDATGLPRELLPFLLSWGPRAEVLSPPDVREAWLSELREALRRYDRPGGGEIE from the coding sequence ATGGGTGATCCTGTCCCCCCTCCATTTGGCCCCGAAGTCCTGCCCGGCCGACACCCACGCGCGCCCCGGCAGGCCAAAACCTGGGACAAGGCCCGCCGCCTGTCCCGGCTGGTGCATGAACTGGAAGCACGGCGCTCCACGACCGCGCAGCTCGCCCAGCGCTTTGGGGTAGGCCAGCGCAGCATTCAGCGGGATATCGAGGCGCTGCGCGAGATGGGCCACGACGTGGTGGAACACCGCAACAAGGAATACTCCATTCCGCGGAGCGGCACTCTGCTGCGCCCGGCAGAAGCGCTCGCCGCCTACGCCGCCATCCGCCTCGCGCACCACCATTCCCCGGCCCTGAACAGCCACTACCGCCAGGCCCTCCAAAGCATCTCGCTGACCCTGCCCGAACGCATCAGGCACACCCTGAACGCCAGTGTGCGCGACAATGGGGCCACGCCCTTCGTCGAGCGTCAGATGGAACAGGTCGCCGCCGCCTGGATGGACCAGCGCGTCCTGAGCTTCGATTACCGCCGCCCGAACGGCACGCTGGAGACGGGCAACGAGCTGTGCGTGTACTTCATCGAGATCAGCCGCACCAATCTCGCGCCGTACGTCATCGGGCTGGAGCGCCGTCACCGGGGGAAGGTGCGGACGTTCAAGCTCTCGCGCATGCACAACCTCTGCCTTCTGCCCGACACCTATGAACCCGACCCGGAGTTCGAGCCGCGCGACTTCCTGAGTGACGCCTGGGGGGTCATCGGCGGTGAGGCGACGGTGGCCGTCACCGTCCGCTTTGCCCCGGAGGCCGCCTACCGCGTGCTGGAGGGCGGCTTTCCGAACGCCACCCTGATTCGCCAGGACGGGCACGTGGATATGGAGTTCCGCGCCGGGACCGACGCCACGGGCCTGCCCCGCGAACTCCTGCCCTTCCTGCTGAGCTGGGGTCCCCGGGCCGAGGTGCTGTCGCCGCCCGATGTGCGCGAAGCGTGGCTCAGCGAACTGCGCGAGGCACTCCGCCGGTACGACAGGCCGGGGGGAGGCGAGATCGAATGA